The sequence GTCCTGGTGGTGCTCGGTGGCCAGGGCGATGCCGACGGACAGGGTCAGCAGGTCGTGGAAGGTGACGTGCGGTGCGACCGCCTTGTCGCGAACGGCCCGCTGGAGCAGGGGAGTTCCGGCCGCCTCGATTCTGCTGCCACAGCTGTTCGGGGCGGGATTCTCGGTGGGGGGCTCGTAGCTGAGGATATGGGCGAATCCGCGGGCCGAGACGGCGTAGAGGACGAAGGAGTGGAGCCACTCCAGGAGTGCGGTCCGGCTGTCCTCGGTCGCACTCAGCCGCTGGGCGCGCTCGCACAGGCCCTCGATGCGCTCCTGGAAGACGGCTTCGAGAAGGGCGCGGCGGGTGGGGAAGTGACGGCGCACCGTCGCCGAACCGACGCCCGCGGTGCGGGCGATCTGCTCCTGGGATGCCTCGGCCCCGTGCGCGGCGACCTCGGCTTCGGCGACGGCGAGGATGCGCTGATAGTTGCGTCGGGCGTCCGAGCGCTGTCCGGTCATGATCCCTCATTGCTAAACGGCGGGCCACGCCATATCTTAGCGGTACGCAAAACGGCGGGGCCCGCCGTTTTCTCTCTCCGGTCCGCGAGGAGCACCAACCATGCCCAGCAGCAGCGATATCGTCCTGGTCACCGGCGCCACCGGCCAGCAAGGCGGGGCCACGGCTCGCGCACTTCTGGCCGCCGACGTGCCCGTACGTGCGCTCGTACGCGATCCGGGGGCGCGGCCCGCCCAGGCGATCGAGGCGCTGGGCGCCGAACTGGTGCGGGCGGATCTTTCCGACCGGGCCTCCCTCGACCCGGCGGTCGAGGGGGTCCGCGCGGTGTTCTCGGTGCAGATGCCGCCCATGACCGAGACCAGCGTGGACTTCGCGAGCGAACTCGCCCAGGCCACCAACCTGGTGGACGCGGCGAAGGCCGGAGGAGTACGGCAGTTCGTACAGTCCTCGACCAGTGGAGTCGGTGAACACACCCGGGTCGCCGGCTGGGCCGAGGGCCGCTGGGCGGCGATGGCGGACTACTTCCACACCAAGCAGGCGATCATGGAGGCGGTGCGGGATGCGGGTTTCGCCCGCTGGACGGTGGTCAAGCCCGCCTTCTTCATGGAGAACCTGCCCCTGCTGGCGCCCAAGGGGCCCCGCGGCGGGCTGCTGACGGTACTGAAGCCGGACACCGAACTGGCCCTGGTGGCCGTGCGGGACATCGGCGCGGCCGCGGCGCACGCCCTCCAAGACCCCGACCGGTTCCACCAGGTGGAACTGGAACTGGCCGGTGACCTGCGCACGATGGAGCAGGTCGCGCAGACCTTGTCCGCCGCCTGGGGCGTGCCCGTGACCGCGCCTTCCATGAACGTGGAAGAGGCCCTCGACGCGGGCATGCCGAAGTGGGGAGCCGGACACGAGTGGAACAACGCGGTCCTGCAGCCCGCCCGGCCCGCATTCGCCCAGGAGTTGGGCATCCCGCTCACCACCTTCGCCGAGTGGGCGGATGAGCAGTTGACACCCGTGGCCGGCTAGGGCCTGCCGTTCCTCACCCCGGCGACGGCGACGACCGACCACGGATTCGTCCAGGGCCGCGATGCCGGCAACGAGGGGGCGCCGCAGGCTCGGTGCGGGCTCGGTGCGGGGCTCGGGCTCCGCACCGCAGGAATACGCGCACCTGGTGGCCGGTTGGGGCAGGACGTGAAGGGATCTCTCCAGCCGAGCGGGGGCATACACCCGCTGCTTGCCGGGCGCTTCAGCCCCTACGGGTTCGACCCGTCGGCTGCCGTCGACGACCAGGCTCTCGGGCTGCTGCTGGAAGCCGCGCGGTGGGCGCCGTCGGCGGGGAACTCGCAGCCGTGGGGGTTCTTCACCGGCAGGCCGGGTGAAGCGGAGCACGAGCGGATCGTTCCGCACCTCGCGCCGAGCTCCGCACGGTGGGCGACGGACGCGGGCCTGCTCGTCGTCACCTTGACGCGCCGCCACGTGGACGCCACGCAGCAACTGCTCTACTCCGAGTTCGCGGACTACGACCTGGGCCAGGCGGTGGCGCACATGACGATCCAGGCCCAGGCGTTGGGGCTGGACTCGCACCAGTTCCGGGCCTTCGACCTGGAAGGGCTCACCAAGGAGCTGGACCCGCAGCCGGGCTGGGCGATCGTCTCGATGGTCGCGGTGGGCAAGGCTGCCGGCGGGCCGCCGGAGGGCCGCGAGCGGCGAAGCGTCGCGGAGCTGCGTTCCGGTCCGTGGTCGGCGGCGCGGTAGCCGCGAGCGGGAGCGGGGTGGCAGGCGGGGCAGGCGCACCGGGCCGGGGGCGGTGAGCGCCGGTCCGGCGGGGCGGTGCCTGCGGCCGTCCGCGTGGGGCGCGAGGGCGCGTGGATAGGATCGCCGGATGGCGCTGCGACCTGTGCAGGTGAACTTCAAGGCCCTTGACGCCTCGGCGGTCGGCCGGTTCTGGGCGGAGGCGCTCGGCTGGAGCGCCCACAGCGGCGGCGTGACCACGTACGCCGGACCGTCCGGCGACCTGATCTGGCCGGACCCGGTCGTGCTCGGCGTCGAGGTCGTGCCCGTGCCGGAACCCAAGACGGCGACGAAGAACCGCGTGCACCTCGATCTCGCCAGCACCTCCGCGGCCCATCAGGCGGAGCTGGTCGCGCGGCTGCGGGCGCTCGGGGCGACGCCCGCCGACGTGGGCCAGGGCGAGGTGCCGTGGACGGTCCTCGCCGACCCGGAGGGCAACGAGTTCTGCGTGCTGGAGCCCCGGGAGGTCTACCGGGACACCGGCCCGATCGCCGCGGTGGTGGTCGACTGCGTCGATGCGTGGGCCATGGCCGGGTTCTGGGGCGCGGCGACGGACTGGGCCGTGCACGAGGTGGACGACGACCACGCGGTGCTGCGCTCGGCCCGGGGCGGCGGCCCGTATCTGGAGTTCCTGCGCGGGCCCGACGCCAAGACCGTGCCGGACCGCCTCCACCTCGACCTGCTGCCGTACCCCGGTGACGACAAGGCCGCGGAGGTGGCCCGGCTGCGGGCGCTCGGCGCCACCGACCTCGACCTCGGGCAGGGCGACGTCCCGTGGACGTGCCTGGCCGACCCGGAGGGTCACGAGTTCTGCGTCCTCGCCCTGCCGGACGCGGACCCGGACCCGGACCCGGATGCGGAGTCGTGACGGCGCCCGGCACGCAGGCGCCCCGGCACCCGGGCGTCCCGGCGCGTCGGCGGGTGCTCGCGCCGCGGGGCCCGTTCGGCCCGGACGGTTTGACCTTGACATGGTGACAAGGTCTTCACTCCTTGCCGAGGAGGTGGTCGCGATGACGATCACGGCAGGGGACGCGGATGTCGTACGAGCGATCGAGGGCCTGGCGGACGACCGTTCGTCGGTGCGGCTGCGCGCCGCTCTCGCGGCCGGCACGACGCCCGACCCGCGCTTCGTCGGCCCGCTCGTCGAGCGGTGCGCGGTCGAGCCCGAGTTCTTCGTCCGCGACATGCTGACCTGGGCGCTCACCCGGCACCCGGTGTCCCTGACGCTTCCCGGGCTGCTCCGCGAGCTCCGCTCGAAGCGTGCGCAGGCGCGGAGCCAGGCGCTGCACACGCTGTCCAAGATCGGCGACCGGCGGGCGTGGCCGGCCATCACCCGCGAGGTCCTGTCCGACGCCGACGACGAGGTGGCGCGGTGCGCCTGGCGGACCGCGGTCGTGCTCGTGCCGGAAGGCGAGGAGGCCGCGCTGGCCGCGGTGTTGGTGACGCAGTTGAGGCGCGGCGGGCGGGAGACCCGGCTGAGCCTGAGCCGGGCGCTGGTCGCGCTGGACGAAGCGGCGCTGCCGGCGCTGCGCGTCGCGACGGCGGACCCCGACCCGCGCACGCGTACGCACGCCCTCGCCACGGAGCGGCTGCTGCGCGACCCGGAATCCGGGTTCGAGTTCGCGGTCGAGGAGGCGAAGCGCGCGGTGGCGCTCGGCGAGGCGGACCAGGCCGGCCAGGCCGTCGAGGCCGGTCCGTCGGGCCGGTCGGGTCCCTCCGGCGACTCCGGCGACTCCGGCGACTCCGGTGATGCCGGCGACTCCGGCGCCTCGGGTCGGGCCGGCCAGGAGGGACCGTAGGACGTGCTGATCGGTGAGGTGGCGCGGCGCTCCGGGGTGAGCGCCCGCATGCTGCGGCACTACGAGTCGCTCGGGCTGCTGCGCCCGACGGGCCGTACCGGCTCCGGCTACCGGGAGTACTCCCGGGAGGACGTCCGGCGGGTCCTCGACATCGAGAGCCTGCGCTCGCTGGGCCTTCCGCTGCGCGAGGTCGGCCGCGCGCTCGACGACCCCGGCCTGACCCCCTCCGCGCTCGTCGGCGACCTCATCCGCCAGACCCGCGAACGCATCGCGGCAGAGACCGAACTGCTCACCCGGCTGCGCCGGATCGATGCCGCGGAGCCCGCCGGCTGGGACGACGTCCTGCGGGTCATCGCGCTCCTGCGGTCCCTGGGTTCGAAGAGCGCCGACGCACGCCAACGCGCGGCGCTCTCCTCGGCCGGCGAGGTCCAGGTGCCGGTGGAGGCCCTGGTCCAGGCGGTACTGAGCGAGACGGACCCGAACGTCGCGGGGGCCCTTCGATGGGCGCTGGCGCGATCGGACGACGGCGCTCCCGCGCTGCTGGCGGAAGGCCTCGACTCGCCGCTGGCCGCGGTGCGGGAACGCGCCGTCCGGGCCCTCGCCGAGCTGCCCGGAGCGGAGGCCACCGACCGGCTGCGGGAGGCCCTGGCGAGCCCCGACCCGGCGGTCCGCGGGCATGCGGCGCTGGAACTCGGCACACGTGGTGTGGCCGATGCCGTCCCGACGCTCGTCGACATGATCGTGGCGGGCCGCAACGACACCGACGCGGCCGACGCGCTGAGCAGATTGAGCACATCGGGCATGGGCATGGGCATGGGCGCGGGCGACACCGCGACGGCCGACCGGATCGCGACCGGCCTCGTCGACCGCCTCGCCCCGGGCACGGAGCAGGCACCCGCACGCGGACGGCTGACCCAGGCGCTCGCGGGCATCCCCGGGACGACGGTGACCGCGGCGCTGATGGAGCTGTCGCATGACGCGGACCGCGCCGTCGCACTGACCGCGGTGTACCTCCTCCAACGGCGCGACGCACCATGACGGTTCGCGCCGGGCTGACGGGCCTGCCCTGAGCTCCGGGTCCCCGCTGAACTGCCGGGTCCCCGCCGAACCGGCCTGGGGCGACGGGCTGTTGCACGCTCCCGAGGCGTGGCACGGTGACCGCCGACCGGGCTCGACCCTCGGGACCGCCGCGGGCGTCGAGGACTCCGGTTCCGCCCGGGAACGGG comes from Streptomyces sp. NBC_00448 and encodes:
- a CDS encoding TetR/AcrR family transcriptional regulator — encoded protein: MTGQRSDARRNYQRILAVAEAEVAAHGAEASQEQIARTAGVGSATVRRHFPTRRALLEAVFQERIEGLCERAQRLSATEDSRTALLEWLHSFVLYAVSARGFAHILSYEPPTENPAPNSCGSRIEAAGTPLLQRAVRDKAVAPHVTFHDLLTLSVGIALATEHHQDPDTQAGRLFRLAVEGLSPEQGTAKAPGNSGSSGVAGDDS
- a CDS encoding NmrA/HSCARG family protein — its product is MPSSSDIVLVTGATGQQGGATARALLAADVPVRALVRDPGARPAQAIEALGAELVRADLSDRASLDPAVEGVRAVFSVQMPPMTETSVDFASELAQATNLVDAAKAGGVRQFVQSSTSGVGEHTRVAGWAEGRWAAMADYFHTKQAIMEAVRDAGFARWTVVKPAFFMENLPLLAPKGPRGGLLTVLKPDTELALVAVRDIGAAAAHALQDPDRFHQVELELAGDLRTMEQVAQTLSAAWGVPVTAPSMNVEEALDAGMPKWGAGHEWNNAVLQPARPAFAQELGIPLTTFAEWADEQLTPVAG
- a CDS encoding nitroreductase family protein encodes the protein MKGSLQPSGGIHPLLAGRFSPYGFDPSAAVDDQALGLLLEAARWAPSAGNSQPWGFFTGRPGEAEHERIVPHLAPSSARWATDAGLLVVTLTRRHVDATQQLLYSEFADYDLGQAVAHMTIQAQALGLDSHQFRAFDLEGLTKELDPQPGWAIVSMVAVGKAAGGPPEGRERRSVAELRSGPWSAAR
- a CDS encoding VOC family protein, which translates into the protein MALRPVQVNFKALDASAVGRFWAEALGWSAHSGGVTTYAGPSGDLIWPDPVVLGVEVVPVPEPKTATKNRVHLDLASTSAAHQAELVARLRALGATPADVGQGEVPWTVLADPEGNEFCVLEPREVYRDTGPIAAVVVDCVDAWAMAGFWGAATDWAVHEVDDDHAVLRSARGGGPYLEFLRGPDAKTVPDRLHLDLLPYPGDDKAAEVARLRALGATDLDLGQGDVPWTCLADPEGHEFCVLALPDADPDPDPDAES
- a CDS encoding HEAT repeat domain-containing protein, with protein sequence MTITAGDADVVRAIEGLADDRSSVRLRAALAAGTTPDPRFVGPLVERCAVEPEFFVRDMLTWALTRHPVSLTLPGLLRELRSKRAQARSQALHTLSKIGDRRAWPAITREVLSDADDEVARCAWRTAVVLVPEGEEAALAAVLVTQLRRGGRETRLSLSRALVALDEAALPALRVATADPDPRTRTHALATERLLRDPESGFEFAVEEAKRAVALGEADQAGQAVEAGPSGRSGPSGDSGDSGDSGDAGDSGASGRAGQEGP
- a CDS encoding MerR family transcriptional regulator, encoding MLIGEVARRSGVSARMLRHYESLGLLRPTGRTGSGYREYSREDVRRVLDIESLRSLGLPLREVGRALDDPGLTPSALVGDLIRQTRERIAAETELLTRLRRIDAAEPAGWDDVLRVIALLRSLGSKSADARQRAALSSAGEVQVPVEALVQAVLSETDPNVAGALRWALARSDDGAPALLAEGLDSPLAAVRERAVRALAELPGAEATDRLREALASPDPAVRGHAALELGTRGVADAVPTLVDMIVAGRNDTDAADALSRLSTSGMGMGMGAGDTATADRIATGLVDRLAPGTEQAPARGRLTQALAGIPGTTVTAALMELSHDADRAVALTAVYLLQRRDAP